Genomic DNA from Nitrosarchaeum koreense MY1:
CACTGTTGCCCCAAAGTTTTGTTCGTTTTTGGATTGGATCTTCACCAGTAATCAAAGCGATGTCATCAATGGCAAGATGCTGTTTTAGGAATTCATAATGTTGGTTAACTAAAACTCTAGTGGGGGCTAAAAACAAGACACCACCAATACCTTTTGATAGATATTCCGCAATTACTTGTAACGCTATAGCTGTTTTTCCCAATCCAGTTGGTAGTACTACAATACAATTTTCTTGAATTGCCTGATTCGCAAGATTTACTTGATAATCTCTTTTTTCAATAGAATTTTTTTGTACATATTTTCTGTTTAGATATTCCAATTTCATATACTGAACTAAACTTGGGTTTTATCGATTTTATGCTTTCGTGTAGTAAAGTATTAGCTAGTGTGTGCTTTTCTACTATCAAAGGAGACCACGTGCCTAAATCAGAATTATTTGGAAGTGTAAATCATCAAAAATGAATTACAAGCCAATTTAGCATCAATGTGTGAGATTACCAAATCAATTCTTTTTGTTAATCGGTCAAATCTTCAAACCATGATGTCTTTTTGAAGTCATATAACAAAAAAAAGTTAGAAAAAGAGATGCAAGAAATTGGAAACCAGTAAAAAATGGATATTTTTTGTATTGCCGTCTAGCATAACAGCTGAAGGACTCCACATAGTTATACCTCTGTATGTGCTTTTTCTTGGGGGTAATGTAGTCGATGTCGGTATTGTTGTAGGACTTCATTATGCATTATCTGCTATTGGTGCAGTTTTTTGGGGAAAAATTATCGATAAATATCACATAAAAAGATCAATTCTGATTACCTGTTTTTCAGCCATTACAATTTGTAGCATCGGATTATTTTTTACAACTAATTTGAATTTAGTTTTTGTAATTTCGTCAATTGCAGGATTTTTCATCATCGGAAAGAGTCCAGTAACACAAGTACTTGTAATGGAGTCAGTGCCAAACAATCAGTGGAGCAGATTATTTACACAAATTTCAATCATAACGAGTTTTGGAAGTCTAACTGCATTTTTAGCAGGTTCGATATGGGATTCTTTTTTTGATCTGAGACCATATTTCCTTTTTTGTGCGATTATGAGTTTTGCTGCAACAATTCTAAGTATCAAAGTGGGCAGTAAAAGCACCATTGAGAGACATACAGTAGTTCATTCAATTCATGGAATTAGGCATATTTTCAATCATAATAGATTACATTTTCAGCTAATCTTCACAAAGATTCCCCATCCACATGACTTTAAACCAATCATATCAATTTTCCAAAGAAAAATATCTCATGAAATAGGAATACTATTTCTTACAAATTTTTTATTTTATTTTGGTAGTAATATTTTCTTTACAGCATTTATACCATTTTTAAAAGAATTCAGATTTACAAATTCTGAAGTGTTTCTAGTATACATGGTTCAGACAATAGTATTACTTGTGATATTTTTCTTTGTTCCTCGTTTGATTTCAAAAATAACAGAAGAGCGGGCAACACAGATAGCATATTTACCAAGAATTTTAGGAATCATAATTGCTGTATCATTAATTCCAAGTATGATTGGAATCAATTCTTTACTAACAGCAATAGTTTCAACTAGTTTGATGGTTTCGGCATTTTCGATTTTTAGTGTTTCAAATTCAATAATTCTTTTCAAAGCAATCCCCAAAGGTTTCGAAGGAAGGTATTTGGGGGTCAATAGTTTCATGGTCGGAGTCGGGATATTTTCAGGAGCATTAACTGCAGGTTACGTTTCAAATGCATTAAGCTATTCAGCTGCATTCCTAATTGCAATTTCTATTTTATTATTTTCACTTTTAATGTTTAGAATATATCTAAAACACAGATTATCTCACAGAGTCGTTTAACAAATACCAAACTTATAGAAAAACAAGAATATAGATAAAAAGATTTTATTAAAAAAATTACTAGCCTACAATCGTGGCATTATGCTTAATCTAGATTTTGCAGACACTGCAATTATTGAGACAATTGCTACTGCTAGAATCATCACTGCAACAGTACCAAATTCTGGAACTACAACTCCATTATCTATTTCAACTTTAATTGATTGTTTATGTTCTGATGAGAGTCCTTGATTAGCAGTGATAGTGTAAAAACCATTTTCTTTCCAGAGAGGACCGCCAGATTTCATCTCAAGAGAAAACTTACCTGTATTGTCAGGCGTGATTTGGGCAATTGAAACCAAGTTTCCTTGAGGCGAAGTTACAATTAAGGTAATATCAGTTATAGAACTAGTGGTACTGCCAGATACAAGAATTCTATCACTACCAAATTCAGTGTCAGCGGATAAAGTAATGACACTTGGTTTTGTAGATATTATTCCAGAATCAGATGATTTGACTGGGATTCCTTTTGGTGGAATCGTTGAACCAATTACCGTGAATTGTATTTCTGCAGTTTTTTCAGCATCAGGATGACTTGCAATCACAGTGTAAGTTCCATCCTTAAAACTTGGAAGTGTTGGATGAAACAATCTTTTGAATATACCGTCTTTATCAAATGATATTTGTGGAGCATAAACAGTTTCACCGTCAGGTGAGATAACAGTCAAAGTAAGAGGTTTGAACGTAGCAACGTCAGTTATTTTACCGGTAACTAAAACAGAATCCAAAGAATGAATTTCAGACTGGGTAGTTGCCAATTCGATCATAGGTTCTGCAAAAGCAGAGATTGGAATGGACATTGCAATTAAAACTAGCAAAACAGTCTTGAGCACTTCATATATTGTAAACTGTTTCTATATTAATTATCCTATACAAATCAATTAAGATCTGCCAAAATTAGGATTAAAGTAAAACAAAGATTATCCGTATGAGATCAATTTCTTTTCTTCTAACATTGAATGAATCTGATGAATCGCGTTAAATGCCTGTTCAGATGATTTGCCACCTGTACAAATTAATTTACCAGATGCAAATAACAACATCACAGTTTTGGGATTAAGTTGTCGATGGATAAGTCCAGGAAATTGATCAGGTTCATACATACTACGAGGGAGTTTTGTAGCTGCTTCCTCAATGAGAATTTTTCCTCCTAAATTTACAGCTGTAACTACGTTTTGGATCATAATATCTGCATCATTTTTAATTTGGATATTTTTTGAACGTAGTAGATTTATGACGTTATTTAGAGCAATATACGCATGTTTTTCTGATTTTGCACCGGTACATACCATATTACCAGTCCTGAAAATTAATGTCGTCGTTCTTGGTAAATTTATCTTAAAAACTGCGCCTGGAAATTGCTGTGGATTATAGCTGGAATCAGGAAATTTTCTTTTAATCTCATGTAAATCTAAACTTTGATCAATAGTTGCAGTTGCAACTACATTTTCAATGCAAACAAGTGGGATAGTAAATGCCAGAATCTACGCTCCAATTTGATTAAAAGGATGATTTGTTATATCATGGTGTATAGCAGCGTGTTGTTCTTGTTTGAATGTAAGATCACATCTATAACATTTCCATGATTTCATAAATAATAGATAATGGTTTTTGAATATAACAATCACGTAGAAATCATTCACATAAATGATCAGAATGTGCTAAATACAACTTAACAATTTAGATTTAAATTTCAAAATAAGAAAAATGATTTAACTAACAGAGTTAATTAAAAATTTTAATTGTTTGATTCATCAAAGTTTTTGTTGGAATTACAATACTCTCATTTTGGTCATTTGTAACAATAACATGTAGTAAATGTGCAGATGTAACTGTTCCAGAGACATCTCCAATTTTGACTTTTTGCCCAACCTTTAGAATAGAACGTTGAGTTGAAGCACCCATGATGGATGCAGGAATCAAGTCTTTTAGTGCAAATCCCAAACCAATTGCAATTGATGCGCCAATAGCTACTGCGATGCTCCAAGAAAATGCAGACACCAGTATTGGAATAATATCTTGACCAACACCTAGTTGTGTGAAAGCAATTGCAAAGATTATTCCATAAATTACTGCTTTAATTACAGATATTATTAATCGTGGACTGCCAATATGATGATCCAATAATTGGTGCTCAATCCATTTACTAACAAAATTAACAACAATAGAACCAACAACAATTATCAATACAAAGGCAAGGAGATTTGGAACCCACAGCCATAGGCTTGTAAGAGCAGTTGATAGTTGCTCAAACTGCAATGCATTAACTGCTGCAACTATAAAGAACAAATAAACAAACCAACGGATGGTTGCTGAAATTAGATTTACAGAGTTAAATTTACCATATACTTCTTCTGCCAGGTTTAGTTCCTGATTCTTTTGGCTGGTTTTTTGGAGTATTTTTGTTACAGCCTTAGTTGTAACTCTGCCTACGATTTTACCAGTAATAAAACCAATGATTAGCAAAATAGCCGCTGCAATTATTTTTGGAGTGCTGTCTGCAACGCTAATTGCAAATTCTTTTAATGCCTCAGTTGTAGGTACATAGATTCCTTCAACAAAGCTTTCTTGGGCAAATGCAGAATTAAAACTAGTTAAGATTAACGAGATAGACAATATCGCTATCAAATATTGTTTTGAGCTTTGCATGGATTTCTTCGTGAAAGATGCCGGGTTATTATACCTTGTGAGTAAAAGTTGTTATCTAGACAACATCTTTACATTCACATTTTTTTTGTTTGTCTGAACGTGTATACTTTAGTTTATGACAAACTTCACAGTATAATTGATTTGCCACATTCATACAAGCACATCGTAGTATATCCATCTTTATCTTCATATTTTTGACATACTAGATTGTAAAATTATTTTACCTTTTTTTAATTAACAATGTATTTTGTATTTCATGAAGACTGTTGATGAATTTTTGTTTTGCTTCAAACTCATCTTTAACAGCAATAACTATCTCAGTTGGAGATAGCATTACATCTTTAACAACAAGAGGAGAGCTTAGACCCAACATCTCACATAAGATATCAAAAACGTTTTGGAATTTTGAGTTATCTCTATACTTGTAAACAGTTTTTCCATCAACTATTTTTGGACTTGCATCTAGAGGTATTATCAAATTTGGAGAGCTTACCTCAGAGATGAAAGTGTTGATATCTTTATCGATTATATTTCTAAGATCAGTTTTGGTTCTTTCTAGTTGTTCTTTTGCTTTTTCTAGCTCAACTAATTTATCATCATAGCCAACGCCTATCATTTTTGCAAAAGTTGATTCGGTTGAACGCTTAAGGGGAATCTCATGTAGTTGGACGTTCACATTAGATAGTGAATCTTCTACATCATGTAATTTAAGACGGTTTTCCTTAATTTGGATGCCTAGATTTTCAAGAAATTCAAAATTTGACATATCTTTTTAGCTAAATTGGTGGACTACATCCATCAAGCCCTGTTTAAATTCTTCAGTTGAGAGACCCCATCGACCATATTCATCTTTGTATCCATCCCATGCTTCTTCAGCTTCTTTTGCAATCTCCAAAATCTTTGGTCCAATCGCCTTTGTATTTACAAGAACGGCAATACTTGCTTGTTCCCCATCCATTATTGGGATTTTTACAAAGATCATTCTAGACTCTTCAATGTTGAACTTATCCTTGATTATTCTTTTAATGGCCTCTCTCTCCTTAATATCAAATTCACCTTTCACTTTAACTAAAACACAACAAGAATCACGTGAGCTTCCATTGTTTCGAATATCATTTTCATCAATATCAAACAGTAATGCATCTTCTTTCTTACCAAGTTTATTTAGAACGTCCTCCATTGTGTTATTTTTTGTAGATGTCAACATGTCTTTGCCCCATTGACTTTCAGATGGGCTAACTGGCATAATCCAAGGAATTGCAAATTTTGGTTTCTTTGTTGCAAGCCATGTACGATAATTAGACATATCCCATTCAGTTTCTCGTGCAAATGAAGAAATAAACATCGAAATAGTGTTTGCAGCTATCAAATTCATTCCCTTGTAATCTTTCCAACCAACTTCATGTTCTTTTGGAAGATCATCTATAATAGAAGGAATTTTTTGTAATTTCTTGTCATGTTGATGAGCAAGTTTTCTTAGTGCTTTATTTGAAACCAAGATAGAACAATCGCTGTATTTGATTTGGTATTCTAAATTCATTACAATGTTAATTGCAGCTGCCTCGAAAATTACGGGATCCCATCCAAATTCAGGCATTAATCCAAAAGTGGCAATTGTAGCATGTTCTTTGGTATTGGTTTTTATGTATTCAATAAACGCACTTGAAAATGAGCTTCCAGTTCCACCACCCATAGCAAATGGAACAACATATCCTCTTACTGGTTCT
This window encodes:
- a CDS encoding MFS transporter, encoding METSKKWIFFVLPSSITAEGLHIVIPLYVLFLGGNVVDVGIVVGLHYALSAIGAVFWGKIIDKYHIKRSILITCFSAITICSIGLFFTTNLNLVFVISSIAGFFIIGKSPVTQVLVMESVPNNQWSRLFTQISIITSFGSLTAFLAGSIWDSFFDLRPYFLFCAIMSFAATILSIKVGSKSTIERHTVVHSIHGIRHIFNHNRLHFQLIFTKIPHPHDFKPIISIFQRKISHEIGILFLTNFLFYFGSNIFFTAFIPFLKEFRFTNSEVFLVYMVQTIVLLVIFFFVPRLISKITEERATQIAYLPRILGIIIAVSLIPSMIGINSLLTAIVSTSLMVSAFSIFSVSNSIILFKAIPKGFEGRYLGVNSFMVGVGIFSGALTAGYVSNALSYSAAFLIAISILLFSLLMFRIYLKHRLSHRVV
- a CDS encoding mechanosensitive ion channel family protein translates to MQSSKQYLIAILSISLILTSFNSAFAQESFVEGIYVPTTEALKEFAISVADSTPKIIAAAILLIIGFITGKIVGRVTTKAVTKILQKTSQKNQELNLAEEVYGKFNSVNLISATIRWFVYLFFIVAAVNALQFEQLSTALTSLWLWVPNLLAFVLIIVVGSIVVNFVSKWIEHQLLDHHIGSPRLIISVIKAVIYGIIFAIAFTQLGVGQDIIPILVSAFSWSIAVAIGASIAIGLGFALKDLIPASIMGASTQRSILKVGQKVKIGDVSGTVTSAHLLHVIVTNDQNESIVIPTKTLMNQTIKIFN
- a CDS encoding PEFG-CTERM sorting domain-containing protein; the protein is MLKTVLLVLIAMSIPISAFAEPMIELATTQSEIHSLDSVLVTGKITDVATFKPLTLTVISPDGETVYAPQISFDKDGIFKRLFHPTLPSFKDGTYTVIASHPDAEKTAEIQFTVIGSTIPPKGIPVKSSDSGIISTKPSVITLSADTEFGSDRILVSGSTTSSITDITLIVTSPQGNLVSIAQITPDNTGKFSLEMKSGGPLWKENGFYTITANQGLSSEHKQSIKVEIDNGVVVPEFGTVAVMILAVAIVSIIAVSAKSRLSIMPRL
- a CDS encoding cell division protein FtsZ — encoded protein: MSKLAPLPPAPVLMICFGHCGIGLGAESYRRLLLDVGADPLKPTLNSKDESRVLKRYGSTILRFSPSYGDGDIPLIPRALLVDLDPRAANLILQSYPDLFALRDQHVIHGAGGAARNWAEGKTRFLEEMKTKVDIKKQLSAISPEPVRGYVVPFAMGGGTGSSFSSAFIEYIKTNTKEHATIATFGLMPEFGWDPVIFEAAAINIVMNLEYQIKYSDCSILVSNKALRKLAHQHDKKLQKIPSIIDDLPKEHEVGWKDYKGMNLIAANTISMFISSFARETEWDMSNYRTWLATKKPKFAIPWIMPVSPSESQWGKDMLTSTKNNTMEDVLNKLGKKEDALLFDIDENDIRNNGSSRDSCCVLVKVKGEFDIKEREAIKRIIKDKFNIEESRMIFVKIPIMDGEQASIAVLVNTKAIGPKILEIAKEAEEAWDGYKDEYGRWGLSTEEFKQGLMDVVHQFS
- a CDS encoding TATA-box-binding protein — translated: MAFTIPLVCIENVVATATIDQSLDLHEIKRKFPDSSYNPQQFPGAVFKINLPRTTTLIFRTGNMVCTGAKSEKHAYIALNNVINLLRSKNIQIKNDADIMIQNVVTAVNLGGKILIEEAATKLPRSMYEPDQFPGLIHRQLNPKTVMLLFASGKLICTGGKSSEQAFNAIHQIHSMLEEKKLISYG